Genomic segment of Salvia hispanica cultivar TCC Black 2014 chromosome 2, UniMelb_Shisp_WGS_1.0, whole genome shotgun sequence:
tcccggttcacttttaccataaatgggaataaggtctcaccttccactaactcattccactcacatttaatttaaaactaatatatacaagtggaacccctattccactaactattttccatctacttttcttaacatttcttaaaacccgtgccattgagaaatgagactcctaatagtggacggagggagtatctcgTAAAATCTTATGCCAATCCTCAAACATGTCATCTATTATGAAATGaaggaagtaataaaataggaCAACTTTTTAGCACGAGGGAGTAAGTTACAACGGGCATTTAGTTTCGAGAAAAATAAACATGGGGAAATCATGTGTGGCAGTAGAAGGTTCATCCTCCCAAAGTCGCAGGATAACCGATAATGGTTTTTTATTACTCTCGTCGACCGTCCAAATAAGCTAGTCCACAATTCCACATCCATAAATTAGTACAGTGAATATTTAGATATACCATTATTCTCACGACACGTGGCATGAGCAACAACATTATAAAAAGTGTACAGtctaattgattaaattagtTTAGCACAAATGATTGTTGGAGTAAGGTGGCGGGAATCTAGAGGTTGAGATGATAGAGTGGGTCCAAGGGCGGTGGTGCTGACTCTCCTATGCCATATTTTCCCGGTCGGTTTTGTCACACTACCACCGTGATTTGATATGTCTCCATTTTTATACAGAAAATGTTCCGTTCATTTTTGCCTAGTTATTTTTACTCCGTACTAAGAATGAATTGCGCCCAAATGTGATACTTCATCCTTTCTCGCTATAAACGAGCCATTAAGTATAgagtaaaatataagaaagaaaaaaatagatgaatggaaagaataaaatagatgggaaaataaattaagaaatttttttttactttaaagaaaaatgactcacttataTATGTTACCGGAGTTAGAATAGTATCTATTCATACGAGAATGATTGTTGCAATTTATActtgtgaattatttgtacTTAGggaattttatactccctctatttcaatataattaagttatagTACTTCTTTATGAGTTTGAGCAAATATAGTTAAGTTATTTCCCTTTTGCAAACATTTCTTTACGTGAACatgaaaaaaagatataaataagatAGGTCCAGTTAACACACTAAAAAGTTAGGTGGAGAAAGAAGAGCATAACAATATTCCTGTGAAAAAGAAAGGGACGAATTAATGTAACAAAATCTCGAAGCTTCAACTCCAAAGTCACCACACAGAATAGTCCACAATTTAGTAGTGGTTATTCCATAATTAAGAGAGCATTAGCGTATAGTAAAGATTAAAGATTAAAGAATGAGTAAATGTTATTAagtcataaaaatattaagacGGGTTGGAATGAATGATTtacaatagaaaaaaattagctAAATGGGGCGGCGAAAATAAGTCCAATCAGACATTCCAGAAAGCAGTATCTCCTCATATAAATAGCAATGAGGCTCATCATATAGGTCACTCAACAAAccacaaataattcaaataattaaatttcctgATTCGATCAATCGAGATGACGAAAGATGTGGAGGTCGGCGGACATGACTATGGCGTGAAGGACTACCAAGATCCTCCACCGGCGCCGCTAATCGACATGGACGAGCTGGGCAAATGGTCATTATACAGAGCCGCCATCGCCGAATTCATCGCAACCCTCCTCTTCCTCTACGTCACCGTCCTCACCGTCATCGGCTACAAGTACCAGAGCGCCGCCGACCAGTGCGGCGGCGTCGGCATCCTCGGCATCGCCTGGGCCTTCGGCGGCATGATCTTCGTCCTCGTCTACTGCACCGCTGGCATTTCAGGGGGCCACATCAACCCGGCCGTCACTTTCGGGCTGCTCCTGGCCCGGAAGGTGTCCTTGGTTCGGGCCGTGCTCTACATTGTGGCGCAGTGCTTGGGAGCCATCTGCGGCTGCGGCCTCGTCAAGGCCTTCCAGAAGACATACTACCTCCAGTACGGCGGCGGCGCCAACGAGCTCAGCGACGGATACAGCGCCGGCACAGGAGTGGCAGCAGAGATCATTGGCACATTCGTTCTTGTCTACACCGTCTTCTCCGCCACTGACCCCAAGAGAAATGCCAGAGACTCCCACGTCCCTGTAAATGACTAatactccctaattaattaattataaaattaatatataaaaataggaagaATACTAATTGAATTATGTCACGGATGTTGTAGGTTTTGGCGCCACTTCCAATTGGATTTGCGGTGTTCATGGTTCACTTAGCCACAATCCCGATCACCGGCACCG
This window contains:
- the LOC125207813 gene encoding aquaporin PIP2-4-like; its protein translation is MTKDVEVGGHDYGVKDYQDPPPAPLIDMDELGKWSLYRAAIAEFIATLLFLYVTVLTVIGYKYQSAADQCGGVGILGIAWAFGGMIFVLVYCTAGISGGHINPAVTFGLLLARKVSLVRAVLYIVAQCLGAICGCGLVKAFQKTYYLQYGGGANELSDGYSAGTGVAAEIIGTFVLVYTVFSATDPKRNARDSHVPVLAPLPIGFAVFMVHLATIPITGTGINPARSFGAAVIYGKDKAWDDQWIFWVGPIVGAVIAAIYHQFVLRAGAVKALGSFRSSSYN